A part of Desulfofundulus salinus genomic DNA contains:
- a CDS encoding acyl-CoA thioesterase, with the protein MRSDFRFFHQLRVRYSEVDAQGIVFNAHYLTYLDVAITEYFRYLGFDYKQMAQEGKMDMALVKTCLEFKAPAFFDEVLEIGVRVSNIGNKSYTVDFEIYKKDSGVLVLKGQTVYVNYNPTARTAEPVPDFFRAAVEKFDGLTTK; encoded by the coding sequence ATGCGTTCTGACTTTCGCTTTTTCCATCAACTCCGGGTTCGCTATTCCGAAGTTGACGCACAGGGGATTGTTTTTAACGCCCACTACTTGACTTATTTGGACGTGGCTATTACGGAATATTTTCGCTACCTTGGTTTTGATTACAAGCAAATGGCCCAGGAAGGTAAAATGGATATGGCCTTGGTAAAAACATGCCTCGAATTCAAGGCACCCGCCTTTTTTGATGAAGTTCTGGAAATAGGGGTTCGTGTTTCTAATATTGGTAATAAAAGTTATACTGTGGACTTTGAGATCTATAAGAAAGATTCAGGTGTTTTAGTGCTTAAAGGGCAAACAGTTTATGTAAACTATAATCCCACAGCACGAACTGCAGAACCGGTGCCTGATTTCTTCCGTGCTGCAGTAGAAAAGTTTGATGGCTTAACAACAAAATAG
- a CDS encoding methyl-accepting chemotaxis protein, with product MFFSFFYKQAPKTQEAERLIEENFSHVSVEEKNEGSLSLPSRDLLSYALELAPFIKGLLGEEVGLYVSNLEQCIYCNHGSVRLPLKAGDAFGEGSATALALKKRQRVVMRVGKEVYGIPYIGIAYPITDPATGKVVGALAITSPIDRQEDLMAAAEKMEDQVNTIATAITNLSATTEELAATTENLNSTAQALKDEVRKTDSIVNLIRDIAEETHMLGLNAAIEAARVGDAGRGFNVVAGEIRNLSQNTQRSAKEVMQALQEIQRSILDLTHAIEQISAAAQQQAASTQEISAAVNELSNLTVVLKKQANELVR from the coding sequence ATGTTTTTCTCATTTTTCTATAAACAGGCACCTAAAACACAAGAAGCAGAACGTTTAATAGAAGAGAATTTTTCACATGTTTCCGTTGAAGAAAAAAATGAAGGCTCGCTATCATTACCATCACGTGACCTCCTTTCCTATGCGCTGGAGCTGGCACCCTTTATCAAGGGGCTTTTGGGCGAGGAAGTTGGTTTATATGTTTCGAACCTGGAACAGTGCATATACTGTAACCACGGTAGCGTTCGCCTTCCTTTAAAGGCGGGAGATGCCTTTGGAGAGGGGAGTGCAACAGCTCTGGCTTTGAAAAAAAGGCAAAGGGTTGTCATGCGTGTGGGAAAAGAAGTTTACGGTATTCCGTATATTGGCATAGCATATCCTATAACTGACCCCGCTACGGGTAAAGTAGTTGGTGCGCTGGCCATAACCTCTCCCATTGACCGCCAGGAAGATCTGATGGCAGCGGCGGAGAAGATGGAAGACCAGGTTAACACTATTGCAACGGCTATAACTAATCTTTCCGCTACTACAGAGGAGTTGGCGGCCACTACGGAAAACTTGAATAGTACTGCTCAAGCTCTCAAGGATGAAGTCAGAAAAACAGATAGCATAGTGAACCTAATACGGGATATTGCCGAGGAGACTCACATGCTGGGTTTAAACGCGGCTATTGAAGCAGCTCGGGTAGGTGATGCAGGACGTGGCTTTAATGTAGTAGCAGGGGAAATACGTAACCTTTCTCAAAATACACAGCGTTCGGCAAAAGAAGTTATGCAAGCACTGCAGGAAATACAACGCTCTATTCTGGATTTGACGCACGCGATTGAACAAATATCGGCGGCGGCTCAACAGCAGGCTGCCTCAACTCAAGAGATAAGTGCTGCAGTTAATGAACTGAGCAATTTGACAGTAGTTTTAAAAAAGCAGGCTAATGAACTGGTTCGTTAA
- a CDS encoding carbon-nitrogen hydrolase family protein: MNWFVKANTLIGKEGDENLSTNPITVAAVQMKCFPGNKEKNLQKALTLIDDARSKGAELIILPELFLTGYRVEEEDLALAETIPGYAVEQLGKYAREKKVFLAGTIMEVGVKRGVVYNTAFLIGPEGLIGTYRKVHLWDREQLRWACGEEYPVFPTPFGRVGIQICYEVGFPESARILTLKGADMLLYPSAFGLPRLYAWDLATRSRALENGLFLIAANRSGQEKDTQFAGHSRIVNPQGKVLMEAKNDDEAIVATVDLAEITEQRRRIPYLRDLKRFLVLRELSKACFVDMLNLKSMEV; encoded by the coding sequence ATGAACTGGTTCGTTAAGGCGAATACTTTAATAGGTAAAGAGGGGGATGAGAATTTGAGCACCAATCCGATAACGGTAGCAGCGGTACAAATGAAATGTTTCCCGGGAAATAAAGAAAAGAACCTGCAAAAAGCATTAACTTTGATTGATGATGCCCGGAGCAAGGGGGCAGAGCTTATTATTTTGCCTGAGCTTTTTTTAACAGGTTACCGTGTTGAAGAAGAAGATCTTGCCCTTGCCGAGACCATACCGGGTTACGCTGTAGAACAATTAGGAAAGTATGCTCGGGAAAAGAAGGTTTTCTTGGCTGGTACCATCATGGAAGTGGGTGTAAAGAGGGGAGTAGTTTATAATACGGCTTTTTTAATTGGCCCCGAGGGGCTAATCGGCACTTATCGCAAAGTTCACCTCTGGGATAGGGAGCAACTGCGGTGGGCCTGTGGCGAGGAATACCCGGTTTTTCCTACTCCCTTTGGTAGGGTCGGAATACAGATATGTTATGAGGTAGGGTTCCCCGAAAGTGCTCGCATCCTTACTTTAAAGGGGGCAGATATGCTCCTTTATCCGTCGGCCTTTGGATTACCCAGGTTGTATGCGTGGGATCTTGCTACCCGTTCCAGAGCGCTGGAAAACGGGTTGTTTTTAATTGCCGCCAATAGATCTGGTCAGGAAAAGGATACCCAGTTTGCCGGTCACTCTCGGATAGTGAACCCACAGGGTAAGGTTTTAATGGAGGCTAAAAACGATGATGAGGCAATTGTTGCCACTGTGGATCTGGCTGAGATAACAGAGCAACGTAGAAGAATCCCTTATCTCAGAGATCTGAAAAGGTTCCTCGTCTTGAGGGAATTGTCAAAGGCATGCTTTGTTGACATGTTAAATCTAAAAAGTATGGAGGTATAA
- a CDS encoding 3-hydroxybutyryl-CoA dehydrogenase — protein sequence MEKVLVLGAGTMGSGIAQVVAQAGFPVVLCDVEDRFVQKGLSLIEKNLARQVEKGKMAAADKEAILGRIKTTTNMADGADVDLVIEAVIENLELKINVFRELDRTIRKEAILASNTSALSISALAAATSRPEKVIGMHFFNPAPVMQLVEVVKGSATSEETFATIKVMVEKLGKTAVAVNEAPGFIVNRMLVPMINEAAYILMEGVASAEDIDTAMKLGANHPIGPLALADMIGIDVCLAVMETLYAEFSDAKYRPCPLLRKLVRAGYLGRKTGKGFYTY from the coding sequence ATGGAGAAGGTATTGGTTCTGGGAGCCGGCACCATGGGGTCGGGTATAGCCCAGGTGGTGGCCCAGGCCGGGTTTCCCGTTGTGTTGTGCGATGTGGAGGATCGTTTTGTACAAAAGGGCCTGTCTCTAATTGAGAAAAACCTGGCCCGTCAGGTGGAAAAGGGGAAGATGGCGGCCGCGGATAAAGAAGCTATTCTGGGACGAATAAAAACTACCACCAATATGGCTGACGGGGCTGATGTTGATCTGGTTATAGAAGCGGTTATTGAAAACCTGGAATTAAAAATAAACGTGTTCCGGGAACTGGACCGTACCATAAGGAAAGAGGCCATTCTGGCCAGCAACACCTCGGCTTTAAGTATTAGTGCTCTGGCCGCTGCTACTTCCCGGCCGGAAAAGGTCATCGGTATGCACTTCTTTAACCCGGCACCGGTCATGCAACTGGTGGAGGTTGTCAAGGGGTCCGCTACCAGCGAGGAAACCTTTGCCACCATCAAGGTTATGGTGGAAAAACTGGGCAAAACCGCCGTGGCCGTTAATGAGGCGCCCGGTTTCATTGTGAACCGCATGCTGGTACCCATGATCAATGAAGCCGCGTACATCCTTATGGAAGGTGTGGCCAGTGCCGAAGATATCGACACGGCCATGAAGTTGGGTGCCAACCACCCCATAGGTCCCCTGGCCCTGGCGGACATGATCGGCATCGATGTATGCCTGGCAGTGATGGAAACTCTGTACGCCGAATTCAGCGATGCCAAGTACCGTCCCTGTCCTCTACTGAGAAAGCTCGTCCGCGCCGGGTACCTGGGACGGAAGACCGGTAAGGGCTTTTATACGTATTAA
- a CDS encoding enoyl-CoA hydratase/isomerase family protein → MPVHLEYAGRTAIIRLDNPPVNALSAALLKELREAIQRLRQQIEAGDVRAVVVTGNGPKSFVAGADITRFLELDPVSGRELAREGQVIFEELAFLPCPVIAAVNGYALGGGLELAMVCDIRIAAANARLGQPEVNLGLIPGYGGTQRLARLVGPGKAKELIFTGETLLAEEALRIGLVDRVVPEGRALEEALRVAAVIDGKAPLAVRAAKEAINRGLDLPLDKGLEAEAEFFGSLCATEDQKEGARAFLEKRSPQFRGV, encoded by the coding sequence GTGCCTGTTCACCTTGAATATGCAGGACGAACGGCAATTATCCGGTTAGATAACCCGCCAGTGAATGCCCTGAGCGCAGCGTTATTAAAAGAACTTAGGGAAGCAATTCAAAGGCTGCGGCAGCAAATAGAAGCAGGTGACGTCCGGGCGGTGGTCGTTACCGGTAATGGGCCAAAATCTTTCGTGGCCGGAGCGGACATCACCCGTTTTCTAGAACTTGATCCCGTCAGTGGTCGGGAGCTGGCCAGGGAGGGGCAGGTTATTTTCGAGGAACTGGCTTTCCTCCCCTGTCCGGTAATTGCGGCCGTTAACGGCTATGCCCTGGGCGGCGGGCTGGAGTTGGCTATGGTTTGTGATATCCGGATAGCGGCAGCCAATGCCCGTCTGGGACAGCCCGAAGTGAATTTGGGACTGATCCCCGGCTATGGTGGTACCCAGCGCCTGGCGCGCCTGGTGGGCCCGGGTAAAGCCAAGGAACTGATCTTTACCGGTGAAACGCTCTTAGCGGAAGAGGCGCTGCGTATCGGGCTGGTGGATCGGGTGGTGCCTGAGGGAAGGGCCCTGGAAGAGGCTTTAAGGGTGGCGGCCGTCATTGACGGTAAAGCCCCGCTGGCTGTACGGGCGGCCAAGGAGGCCATCAACCGTGGTTTGGATTTGCCGCTGGACAAAGGGCTGGAAGCAGAGGCAGAATTCTTTGGTAGCCTTTGTGCAACGGAGGACCAGAAAGAAGGGGCCAGAGCTTTCCTGGAGAAGCGGTCACCTCAATTTAGAGGTGTTTGA